In the genome of Neodiprion fabricii isolate iyNeoFabr1 chromosome 4, iyNeoFabr1.1, whole genome shotgun sequence, the window CACATATTGATCGATTATCAAGCCTGTCGAAAGGATGTCTGGCCTTGGGCTGTGAAATGTGCTCACAAAAATCACGAGTATTTAAACTGCGAATACGAAGAGTAAGTCCAGTCAAGTAATTACAGGCCTGTTTCAAATGTTCCTCAATAATGTAAAGGGAAAAGATCTTATTAGGGTTTTTACTGCAAAGTTATAACAGcaaattatatttcttttgttgtatcaacgataaaaaaagtaatttttcctATACCGATGTAcgtgaatttaaatttcaatacgaATTACTATTATTGGTTGTTTTAGTTATCCTTTAATTATTAACTGAGTATGAAATCTTTTGTCCTTAGAACTTATGGTTTTCTACGTCATGTTTTGTAAtgcgagaaagaaaaaattgaccaatTCGATatgaaactattttcattccagTTACATCATCAGAATGAAGGAATACGAACGTGAACGCAGACTTCTTGAgagacaaaaaagaaagaagcaGGCAGAAGCAGCCTAGGATGAATTATAGTTGATCATGAATTGAATCACAAATATTTCTGTAAGCGCAGTAGCgagtaatatatataaatacggtGTTCCGTTTCTTTATACATAAACGCATCGTCGTCGATCACGTCGTGTACATAcaataaaaaactaaaattgaaaaaaaaaaacaatctgtGATTCCTTTTACAATACGTTATGTAAACAAATTTCCTTTGTTCAAGTCGATCTTTTATTCTACAAGTACCTTGTTTCCATAATATTTTCGTCAAACTGACTTTGTAATTTATTGCTAAACTATTGTAAGTCGTCGCTTGTACGAATAATGCGCTGTCTGCCAGTGACCCTTAAATCACTTTTTCACGGGCTCTTTGTCAAAAATCCACGACAGCACATTTTTGCCTGGCTAAAATGTAAGCAGCAcaaaaacaactttcaaaatatattttaaacgGCTCCGAGGTACAGTAACATTTATTAACGCCTTAACCTtacggctaacttgttttcggtccgaaaaaaaatgcgagttcAATTCTGTACGAATTATGTGATaatataattcgtatagaatcggagtcgcattttattttcgaccgaaaacaagttagccgaaAAGTTAAGACATTAACGTATATGACTGTAAATGATGATCAGTCTACAAGAGGAGAGGACgcttttgaaaaacttgaaacccCACGAAAAAACCAATATGGACGGAAAAGTTGGCGACACACTTGCTACTTAATTTCGTCTCGTCGATAATTTTAGGGACTAAAAATGCAACGAGCACTTACACAGACGCACTGAAACGACGACGCAAGAATAACTCGAAGTAATAATATCACCTTGGACGGGATCCCAAAACCCGAAATAATCAAGCTTGGAAAACGAGTTTGTATAACGACTACGAATTGCCTATAATGATTTGTATTActtcatatattttattgaaaaaaaaacaaacaattcaTGACATGTATAGAAATATAGTATGTATTTACAGAATAGTTTACATTTATACATTAATTGTACgtattgtattataattattatttttcataaatagaatttttataatccGCCAGAGTTTCTcgtttattaaataataataataataataataataataataatgatgtataaaaaaaagaaaacgaagaaaaattacgaatcgGTCAACAGTCGACCCGCGGGACTGATTGGTTTATAATTCGCGAGGATTGAACTACTGCGCATGCCGCAAAAATCCTCACATTACTGTTGTGGACAAGTTTCAATGAGCGTCACTGCACTTCGTTGTGCGAATTCAAGCGGTGGCTGCATCGCCCCCGTAAAAATCGATAAGGCAACGCGGGTTTTCCTTATCGCACAACGTTCGCGAAAGTCTTTCGGTCAGCGTTACGATAATCCTATCCACCCCTAAAATTTCGTTATCAAGAAAACGAGCGTGTACACGCTTGTATCTGTAACTGCGGATTATACAACTCCCTGTATACgatacgtttttttctttcgtcggTGAAACTTCATGCCAAAAATCCTGGTACGGTGATTTATTTACGGTGTGCGTATATATAAAGGTGCGttcgtaaaattataaataattaaaatatattgacTACATTCCTATGTTAcatcgtgagaaaaaaaaaattataatttttttttttttttttttcactcatgcCTATGCGTTCATATTCATATGCATattgtacatacgtgtattaaaatcaaattccatcctgtgaaaaacttttatatgcatacacacacacacacatatatatatatatatattttatatatatataaatgtattaccgagtatatttaaaaaataatattttaattgtatttttgaccaaattctttgtttttcttctgtcttatataataataataataataataataacaataataacaacaataataataataataagtgttttctttttattttctaattcttttTCGCTTATTTCTGTCAAAACTTTTGCCGACGTCGCTGCTGCAACATGCGGAGAATGTAGGTTACGTGTTCCAATGCGGgaaatatatgtgtgtatacatatacacagtATGTGTTTTTATGCACCTATGTTTACGAAATATTGCACACATACACACAGGGTACATGTACACACTTGAGCAATTTCACAACCTGTATtgtatatcattattatttgaacgacgatttttcatatt includes:
- the LOC124179900 gene encoding NADH dehydrogenase [ubiquinone] 1 beta subcomplex subunit 7; the protein is MGNTYAHYVSHPDTTPGIDIEPSFDPQIGFANGRKPRVMVATEEEMQSARLPQDRRDYCAHILIDYQACRKDVWPWAVKCAHKNHEYLNCEYEDYIIRMKEYERERRLLERQKRKKQAEAA